In a single window of the Paenibacillus sp. MMS20-IR301 genome:
- a CDS encoding helix-turn-helix domain-containing protein, which translates to MMSLMLIDDDVPMLEYVEYLLGSLGLELTLVASASGSEDALQQFHALLPDIVIIDIGLPGMDGLELADAFRIMKPEVRLIFLTCYEDFHYSKRAIQLEADDYLIKDELSPEQLKGSLNKAISRLRSREELLERYSFRQAIERNKEVLKLSFLKQLLSGAAEQESTLEFGQRLGISLRLPYLRQGMLHMDAASLAERYGYRDIPLIHFAVSNIALELSAGQAEITPFMTGDAGIYVIWNVADPSQPQDVLIKWMRAVQSKVEQYLKITLYGFYSEAAATLRQFGTLHKTFAEARDVNFYKPPAAVAVIDEPAEFAAGGEWRGDKERGMLSLALEDGNAAWIDLAVGQWVQQVSQERLQPRLAKEICGNFVRQLAFEAGGLAEEAFFTRLEQCVHVDEAARLTKRELRNLWRQHTFAPAGAAEKDVRLQAVDRFLEENAGQMVTSNDMAEYLHLNASYFSRYFKKLSGSNFTDYVNQYKMNLAISMLARPHETVENVAYTLGFSDRAYFSKVFKKYSGKNPSEFKAQPGDEGLAGVQEEL; encoded by the coding sequence ATGATGTCCCTGATGCTGATTGATGATGATGTCCCGATGCTGGAATATGTAGAATACTTGCTGGGATCACTTGGACTTGAGCTTACGCTCGTGGCCTCGGCCTCGGGCAGTGAGGATGCGCTGCAGCAGTTCCATGCCCTGCTGCCTGATATCGTCATTATTGATATCGGCCTGCCCGGGATGGACGGACTGGAGCTGGCGGATGCCTTCCGCATAATGAAGCCGGAGGTGCGGCTGATCTTCCTGACCTGCTATGAGGATTTCCATTATTCCAAGCGGGCGATTCAGCTGGAGGCGGATGATTATCTGATTAAGGATGAACTATCCCCAGAGCAGCTAAAGGGCAGCCTGAACAAGGCCATCAGCCGCCTCCGCAGCCGGGAGGAGCTTCTCGAGCGGTATTCCTTCCGCCAGGCTATTGAGCGCAATAAGGAAGTGCTGAAGCTGAGCTTCCTGAAGCAGCTGCTGTCCGGCGCAGCCGAGCAGGAGAGCACACTGGAATTCGGACAGCGGCTGGGGATTTCGCTGCGCCTCCCCTATCTCCGCCAGGGCATGCTGCATATGGATGCGGCTTCGCTTGCCGAGCGTTACGGGTACCGGGATATTCCGCTAATCCATTTTGCCGTGAGCAATATAGCTCTGGAGCTGTCCGCCGGGCAAGCTGAGATTACACCGTTCATGACCGGTGATGCCGGCATTTATGTGATCTGGAATGTAGCTGACCCGTCTCAGCCGCAGGATGTGCTGATTAAATGGATGCGGGCTGTGCAGAGCAAGGTTGAGCAGTATCTGAAGATTACGCTGTACGGGTTCTATTCGGAAGCTGCTGCAACGCTCCGGCAGTTTGGTACGCTGCATAAGACTTTTGCCGAAGCGCGCGATGTTAACTTCTACAAGCCGCCTGCAGCAGTCGCAGTTATAGATGAGCCTGCAGAGTTTGCGGCAGGCGGTGAGTGGCGCGGAGATAAGGAACGCGGGATGCTGTCGCTGGCACTGGAGGACGGCAATGCCGCCTGGATTGATCTGGCGGTCGGCCAGTGGGTGCAGCAGGTGTCGCAGGAGCGGCTGCAGCCCCGGCTGGCCAAGGAGATCTGCGGCAATTTTGTCCGCCAGCTGGCCTTCGAGGCTGGCGGTCTGGCCGAAGAGGCATTCTTCACCCGGCTGGAGCAGTGTGTTCATGTGGATGAGGCGGCCCGCCTGACCAAACGGGAGCTGCGCAATTTGTGGCGGCAGCACACGTTTGCTCCGGCCGGAGCAGCGGAGAAGGATGTCCGGCTGCAGGCGGTTGACCGCTTCCTGGAGGAGAACGCCGGCCAGATGGTTACATCAAATGATATGGCTGAGTATCTGCATCTTAACGCCAGCTACTTCTCCCGTTATTTCAAGAAGCTGTCCGGCAGCAATTTCACCGACTATGTTAATCAGTACAAAATGAATCTGGCAATCTCGATGCTGGCCCGCCCGCATGAAACGGTGGAGAATGTAGCGTATACGCTGGGCTTCTCCGACCGGGCTTATTTCTCCAAAGTCTTCAAGAAATACAGCGGCAAAAATCCGAGTGAATTCAAAGCGCAGCCGGGTGATGAGGGATTAGCCGGTGTGCAGGAAGAACTGTGA
- a CDS encoding sugar ABC transporter permease, with protein MSESAVTRKAAAGTAPRTYWTRKRREQLAGWLFIAPEVIGMLVIAVFPLLFSLVLSLTEWNLVGGLSAIHFVGLDNFIELFKDNRFLLALKNNVLFTIGTVPVTMVLGVVLSALIHKKLYAKTFFKVAFFVPYICSTVAIAAVWQALYHPSKGPVNQILMQLGLSDPPRWLVDTSFSLIAIMIIYVWQLLGYQIIIFLAGMTNIPEELYEAATIDGASGIGQFRRITLPLLGPTTFFLAITSTISSFKIFDMIKFLTNGGPNYSSTVIVYQIYEEGFERFKMGYASAMSWVLFLIILLVTSITWITQNRKVHY; from the coding sequence ATGAGTGAATCCGCCGTTACCCGGAAGGCTGCTGCGGGGACAGCACCGCGAACCTACTGGACACGTAAGCGAAGGGAGCAGCTGGCGGGCTGGCTGTTCATCGCTCCTGAAGTAATCGGGATGCTGGTAATTGCCGTGTTCCCGCTCCTGTTCAGCCTTGTCTTAAGCCTCACCGAGTGGAATCTGGTCGGAGGCCTGTCTGCGATCCACTTTGTCGGCCTCGATAACTTCATCGAGCTGTTCAAGGATAACCGCTTCCTGCTGGCCTTGAAGAATAACGTGCTGTTTACGATCGGCACGGTGCCGGTCACGATGGTGCTGGGCGTTGTGCTCTCCGCACTTATTCATAAGAAGCTGTATGCCAAAACCTTTTTCAAAGTCGCGTTCTTTGTCCCTTATATTTGCTCAACGGTAGCCATTGCCGCCGTCTGGCAGGCGCTGTATCATCCGTCCAAAGGCCCGGTGAACCAGATTCTGATGCAGCTCGGATTATCCGATCCGCCGCGCTGGCTGGTGGACACCAGCTTCTCGCTGATTGCGATTATGATTATTTATGTGTGGCAGCTGCTTGGCTATCAGATTATTATTTTCCTGGCCGGAATGACGAATATTCCGGAAGAGCTGTATGAGGCCGCCACGATTGACGGGGCAAGCGGGATCGGGCAGTTCCGGCGGATTACGCTGCCGCTGCTGGGACCGACCACCTTTTTCCTGGCGATTACGAGCACGATCTCATCCTTCAAAATCTTCGATATGATCAAGTTCCTGACGAACGGCGGTCCGAACTATTCCAGCACGGTCATTGTGTACCAGATTTATGAGGAAGGGTTCGAGCGCTTCAAAATGGGCTATGCCTCGGCGATGTCCTGGGTGCTGTTCCTGATCATCCTGCTGGTCACCTCCATTACCTGGATTACGCAGAACCGCAAAGTCCACTATTAG
- a CDS encoding extracellular solute-binding protein: protein MKKLSLMLASMILMLSVTACGSNGGNNAAQTNAPASAEPSAAGSGDTDQPAGKTKIKFYTFKVDKPDEPVYQAVQAYNESQDKVEVEYKSLVQNSDSTDFMKKLDILVAGGEVVDVFMTGNEDELLERASRGVVEPLNPYFEQEGVKPEDEYSKVLKLEDKVYGIMPGTTQWMTIFNKDHLEAAGLSLPEMGWTWDDFREYAKKLTTAEHYGTYFHTWGEYPNIIAYTEKAHPQLSAELKPIFDDPSFEYFFNLRRAMEQEDKSVEPYADVLASNYHVLQQFFAGNASMLAVPSYAVRAALNLEKFPHEFQTMYAPLPRSVDAEEMGMTNISGGGLAMGAKSENKEASYDFIRWMSKEAYNYTKEIPAFKGVDGAELINGFFGENTDLIDTASLSKTLFDPRIQMPDTFSVPYGSELKAIVENGFASYILDNRSFEEVKNEMTAEVEKVVQANQQ from the coding sequence TTGAAAAAACTATCCTTAATGTTAGCAAGTATGATTCTGATGCTCTCCGTTACCGCATGCGGAAGCAATGGCGGCAATAATGCAGCGCAGACTAACGCGCCGGCTTCGGCTGAACCGTCAGCTGCCGGAAGCGGAGATACTGACCAGCCGGCAGGCAAAACGAAGATCAAGTTCTACACCTTCAAGGTGGATAAGCCGGATGAGCCAGTGTATCAGGCAGTACAGGCGTATAATGAATCGCAGGATAAAGTGGAGGTAGAGTATAAATCACTGGTGCAGAACAGCGACAGCACCGACTTCATGAAGAAGCTGGACATTCTGGTGGCCGGCGGGGAAGTGGTCGATGTGTTCATGACCGGGAATGAGGATGAGCTGCTGGAGCGGGCTTCGCGCGGAGTTGTGGAACCGCTTAATCCGTATTTTGAGCAGGAGGGCGTTAAGCCGGAGGATGAATATTCCAAGGTGCTGAAGCTGGAGGACAAAGTATACGGCATCATGCCCGGCACCACACAGTGGATGACGATCTTTAACAAGGATCACCTTGAAGCAGCAGGCCTGTCCCTGCCTGAGATGGGCTGGACCTGGGATGATTTCCGCGAATATGCGAAGAAGCTGACAACAGCTGAGCATTACGGTACCTACTTCCATACCTGGGGTGAATATCCGAACATCATTGCATACACAGAGAAGGCGCATCCGCAGCTGAGTGCCGAGCTGAAGCCGATTTTTGATGATCCGTCCTTCGAGTACTTCTTCAATCTCCGCCGGGCGATGGAGCAGGAGGATAAGAGTGTGGAGCCGTATGCTGATGTGCTCGCGTCGAACTATCATGTGCTGCAGCAGTTTTTTGCCGGGAATGCCAGTATGCTTGCCGTACCGAGCTATGCTGTCCGGGCCGCGCTGAACCTGGAGAAATTCCCGCATGAATTCCAGACCATGTACGCTCCGCTGCCGCGTTCTGTGGATGCTGAAGAGATGGGAATGACGAACATTTCCGGCGGCGGGCTGGCGATGGGCGCGAAGTCGGAGAACAAGGAAGCCTCGTATGACTTCATCCGCTGGATGTCGAAGGAAGCCTATAATTATACGAAGGAAATTCCGGCCTTCAAGGGTGTAGACGGGGCTGAGCTCATTAACGGCTTCTTCGGTGAAAATACAGATCTGATCGATACCGCATCCTTGTCCAAAACATTGTTCGACCCGCGCATTCAAATGCCGGATACATTCAGTGTGCCTTACGGCAGTGAGCTGAAAGCGATTGTGGAGAACGGCTTTGCCAGCTATATTCTCGATAACCGCAGCTTCGAAGAGGTCAAGAATGAAATGACAGCGGAAGTGGAGAAGGTAGTTCAGGCCAATCAGCAGTAA
- a CDS encoding FAD-dependent oxidoreductase has translation MSKLTFLLPAEEVPVSHDVDVLVAGGGPAGVAAAISAARSGARTLLIEQRGFLGGMGTVALVPAFCPYSDGEKAVVRGIGLELLERMKAGCEPEFRERFGAELDWVPIDPEVLKRVYDEAVLESGAEVLLHTVASQTVLGEGGRQVQGVVIVNKSGRSLIKAKTVIDTTGDADLAALAGAPFHKGGEAGELQAATMCYLLANVDRKQFLQYLHESGDTEQIHRAVQQAQADGQLPPGRDSVSGLSWVADYLVGVNFGHVFGIDGSKAEDLTLGAIEGRKLVRRQLEFFRAYVPGFGQAHLVSTGEQIGIRETRRITGDYVLTQEDFMNMSSFPDDIARNSYFIDIHMARSSGAMHIHHLPPGKSHGVPYRCMLPLGLDNLWVAGRAASSDRVVQGSLRVMPNCFAMGQAAGLAAAMAAGGDSRSRNVDVTELQRKLVRQGAWLGEGLAVL, from the coding sequence ATGAGCAAACTTACGTTTTTGCTGCCTGCCGAGGAAGTGCCTGTATCGCATGATGTGGATGTTCTGGTCGCCGGAGGCGGGCCTGCGGGCGTGGCAGCGGCAATCTCGGCAGCTAGAAGCGGGGCGCGGACACTGCTGATTGAGCAGCGCGGCTTCCTTGGCGGCATGGGCACTGTTGCCCTCGTGCCTGCGTTCTGTCCGTACAGCGACGGGGAAAAGGCTGTCGTGCGCGGCATCGGACTGGAGCTGCTGGAGCGGATGAAGGCCGGCTGCGAGCCGGAATTCCGCGAGCGCTTCGGGGCTGAGCTGGACTGGGTGCCGATTGACCCCGAGGTACTGAAGCGGGTATATGATGAGGCTGTCCTGGAGAGCGGGGCAGAGGTGCTGCTGCACACGGTGGCCAGCCAGACGGTGCTCGGTGAAGGCGGGCGCCAGGTTCAGGGCGTAGTCATCGTTAATAAATCGGGCCGGAGCCTGATTAAGGCGAAGACGGTGATTGATACGACCGGCGATGCCGATCTGGCAGCGCTGGCAGGCGCACCGTTCCATAAGGGCGGGGAAGCAGGCGAGCTTCAGGCGGCAACGATGTGTTACCTGCTGGCTAATGTGGACCGAAAGCAGTTCTTGCAATATTTGCATGAAAGCGGTGACACCGAGCAGATCCACAGGGCGGTCCAGCAGGCACAAGCGGATGGCCAGCTGCCGCCGGGACGGGATTCGGTATCCGGCCTGTCCTGGGTTGCCGACTACCTCGTCGGTGTGAACTTCGGGCATGTATTCGGCATTGACGGCTCTAAAGCCGAGGATCTGACGCTCGGGGCAATTGAAGGGCGTAAGCTGGTCCGCCGGCAGCTGGAATTCTTCCGGGCCTATGTTCCGGGCTTCGGGCAGGCCCATCTGGTCTCCACCGGTGAGCAGATCGGCATCCGCGAGACGCGGCGGATTACCGGCGACTATGTGCTGACTCAGGAGGATTTCATGAATATGAGCTCCTTCCCGGATGATATCGCCCGCAACAGCTACTTCATCGACATTCACATGGCGCGCAGCAGCGGGGCCATGCATATTCACCACCTTCCGCCCGGAAAGTCCCACGGTGTACCTTACCGCTGCATGCTGCCGCTGGGCCTTGATAATCTGTGGGTCGCAGGCCGCGCAGCTTCATCTGACCGGGTTGTCCAAGGCTCGCTGCGGGTGATGCCCAACTGCTTCGCCATGGGGCAGGCTGCAGGACTGGCGGCAGCAATGGCTGCCGGAGGTGACAGCCGGAGCCGGAACGTGGATGTTACGGAGCTTCAGCGCAAGCTGGTCCGGCAGGGAGCCTGGCTCGGCGAAGGATTGGCCGTACTCTGA
- a CDS encoding family 16 glycoside hydrolase, whose translation MTRLAKRGRLPLLGMIGILLFSLISGVSAPVAAAAGTAYYVDPDLGSDSAAGTSEAAAWKTLSKVNSITFSPGDVILLKAGGVWNNQYLDLQGSGAEGNPVTVDRYGTGAKPRINFGNTAVGGEGFGVRLRNVSYWEINNLEITSGQQPTDMRRSGVLVTGEGAGAGNFRHIYIRNLDIHDIFGTDRRTGGINVHARGANTAPESTWDGILIENNTVINVADTGIQTMTDAFFNSSWNHKFDAFRNVVIRGNVVEKIHRDGILVRASQSPLIEYNKTKSVGEACDVNTSIVSYLEDITVVAAQWAYYTKGAVFQYNEASDTRMLGGDGQPWDFDIEVHDSIYQYNFSYNNEGGTLLVMNNTNNNIFRYNISQNDKDANGVFHLVNGGGNLYVYNNIIYRSGTQNKALTHASNTGMAYYMNNIFYNGASGQYTNSPRMTYDHNSFYGLNSSVPSDPNKITGNPGFVSPGTAAGRDSADGYKLAVTSPLLNAGVAVDGNGGQDYFGNPLYYGVPDIGAFEFQGTIVPPAVLFQDDFEDNNYSGWTTSGGSWTVADDGTKALSQNSATGEALAYTGDAAWSNYTYSAKVKLLNAFGNAGLLFRYADAANYYMFRLNDSGDKAELFKKTAGTLTMVSSASVTVTPGQWTELKVTVSGSTLTCYAGGSQLIQWTDPAAQPAGGQVGIRMHSSTARIDDVKVTE comes from the coding sequence ATGACTAGACTAGCCAAACGAGGCAGGCTGCCCCTGCTGGGTATGATTGGAATCCTGCTGTTCAGCCTGATCTCCGGCGTATCTGCTCCAGTTGCAGCTGCAGCAGGAACAGCCTATTATGTCGATCCGGACCTGGGCAGTGACAGCGCGGCGGGTACAAGTGAAGCGGCCGCCTGGAAAACGTTAAGCAAAGTGAACAGTATCACGTTCAGCCCGGGTGACGTAATTCTTTTGAAGGCGGGGGGCGTGTGGAATAATCAGTATCTTGATCTGCAGGGTTCCGGAGCTGAAGGGAATCCGGTTACGGTAGACCGCTACGGCACAGGTGCCAAACCGCGGATTAATTTCGGCAACACGGCTGTTGGCGGGGAAGGCTTCGGGGTCAGGCTGCGCAATGTCTCCTACTGGGAGATCAATAATCTGGAGATTACTAGCGGACAGCAGCCCACCGATATGCGAAGAAGCGGGGTGCTCGTGACGGGTGAAGGAGCCGGCGCGGGGAACTTCAGGCATATCTATATCCGCAATCTGGATATTCACGATATCTTCGGCACGGACCGCAGAACGGGAGGGATTAATGTCCACGCCCGGGGAGCCAACACCGCTCCGGAAAGCACCTGGGACGGCATCCTGATTGAGAATAATACGGTGATCAATGTAGCGGATACGGGAATTCAGACGATGACGGACGCTTTTTTCAATAGCAGCTGGAATCATAAATTCGACGCCTTCCGTAACGTGGTCATCCGGGGGAATGTGGTCGAGAAGATTCACCGGGACGGGATTCTGGTCAGAGCCAGCCAGTCGCCGCTGATTGAGTACAACAAGACGAAGTCGGTCGGGGAAGCTTGTGATGTTAACACCTCGATCGTCAGTTATCTGGAGGATATTACAGTTGTTGCAGCGCAGTGGGCTTACTATACTAAGGGTGCCGTATTCCAATATAACGAGGCTTCTGATACGCGGATGCTGGGGGGAGACGGCCAGCCGTGGGACTTCGATATTGAGGTGCATGACAGCATCTACCAGTACAACTTTAGTTATAACAACGAGGGCGGCACACTTCTGGTCATGAACAACACGAATAATAATATTTTCCGCTACAACATCAGCCAGAATGACAAGGACGCTAACGGGGTGTTCCATCTGGTGAACGGCGGCGGCAACCTGTATGTCTACAATAATATCATCTACCGTTCCGGTACGCAGAATAAGGCGCTGACCCATGCCAGCAATACCGGAATGGCTTATTACATGAATAATATTTTTTATAACGGGGCAAGCGGGCAATATACGAACAGTCCCAGAATGACGTATGACCATAACAGCTTTTACGGGCTGAATTCAAGCGTTCCAAGCGATCCCAATAAAATCACCGGCAATCCCGGCTTCGTCAGCCCCGGCACAGCTGCGGGACGTGATTCGGCAGACGGCTATAAGCTGGCAGTGACCTCTCCGCTGCTTAATGCCGGTGTGGCTGTTGACGGGAACGGAGGCCAGGATTATTTCGGCAATCCGCTCTACTACGGTGTGCCGGATATCGGGGCATTCGAATTCCAGGGAACGATTGTGCCGCCGGCCGTGCTGTTCCAGGACGATTTCGAGGATAATAACTACAGCGGCTGGACGACCTCCGGCGGGTCATGGACTGTGGCGGATGACGGTACGAAGGCTTTGTCGCAGAATTCGGCAACCGGGGAAGCGCTGGCTTACACCGGCGATGCGGCCTGGAGTAACTACACATACTCAGCTAAGGTGAAGCTGCTGAATGCTTTTGGCAATGCCGGCCTGCTGTTCCGGTACGCGGATGCTGCAAACTACTACATGTTCCGGCTGAATGATTCAGGCGACAAGGCGGAGCTGTTCAAAAAAACAGCAGGCACGCTGACGATGGTAAGCAGCGCCAGCGTAACTGTTACCCCCGGCCAGTGGACGGAGCTGAAGGTGACGGTCAGCGGCAGTACGCTCACTTGCTATGCCGGCGGCTCCCAGCTGATCCAGTGGACGGATCCGGCAGCGCAGCCGGCCGGGGGCCAGGTCGGCATCCGGATGCATTCCAGCACCGCCCGGATCGACGACGTTAAGGTTACGGAATAA
- a CDS encoding histidine kinase, producing the protein MKWLSRFSFHRRLQFTFLILILLPFIVVTFWSYTSVRENVSDKITRASEETLKVIGSQIEKTVDSISFVSVYFSEAYDPAVLESLRYLKDAGNFGNYGVYTHYNKLKTTANILSVQSLDADLQIMLVNRGNRILIGNQNIPVFSSLPEPLLQESAKLNEREKISLQWFPYGGDQPAPDYYYAVRFITDPLNQEKLATLYVGIPSHYFQDLLDTGNKDNTLSLVDGLGRQIALTGGDGVPQAGERLVSRTVIPKVGWLLTSTTPRNSIDSHINREFLVSISIVGLFFLAFLILSMLWAGYMNKPISLLRASVKQYVGGNRAVRIPVKGKDEVAVLSAAFNQMLDDMNQLLHQVESEQEEKRLLELQALAAQIRPHFLLNTLNSIKVDLLLSGDQAHGSMIDALMKLLRVYVHADKPLELAEECRVLGSYVQVMQIRNRLDIAFDCVLEGETGAVMLPRLLLQPIVENAISHGFSARPANPAIRLVAGLEQDLLKITISDNGRGMPEEKLQRLNRRLQGIEEETPGPEKGVGLVNTARRLQVLYGYRARLAAKAREDGAGMSFTLYIPVTNEKEAAAHDVPDAD; encoded by the coding sequence ATGAAATGGTTAAGCCGTTTTTCCTTCCATCGCCGGCTGCAATTCACGTTTCTGATCCTGATCCTGCTGCCTTTTATTGTCGTTACCTTCTGGTCCTACACCTCTGTAAGAGAGAATGTCAGTGATAAGATCACCCGTGCCAGCGAGGAGACACTTAAGGTTATCGGGAGTCAGATTGAGAAAACGGTGGACAGCATCTCCTTTGTCTCGGTCTATTTCTCAGAGGCTTATGATCCGGCGGTGCTGGAAAGTCTGCGTTATTTGAAGGATGCCGGGAATTTCGGGAACTATGGCGTGTATACGCATTACAATAAGCTGAAGACTACGGCCAATATATTGTCCGTTCAATCGCTGGACGCCGACCTGCAGATTATGCTGGTTAACCGCGGGAACAGAATTCTGATCGGCAATCAGAATATTCCGGTATTCTCAAGCCTTCCGGAGCCGCTGCTGCAGGAAAGCGCCAAGCTCAATGAACGTGAGAAAATCTCGCTGCAATGGTTCCCCTACGGCGGGGATCAGCCGGCACCGGATTATTATTATGCGGTACGCTTCATTACCGATCCGCTTAATCAGGAGAAGCTGGCGACGCTGTATGTGGGTATTCCGAGCCATTATTTTCAGGATCTGCTGGATACGGGCAATAAAGATAATACGCTTTCGCTCGTTGACGGGCTGGGACGGCAGATTGCCCTTACAGGCGGAGACGGTGTGCCGCAAGCAGGGGAGAGGCTGGTCAGCAGGACGGTGATTCCCAAGGTTGGCTGGCTGCTCACCAGCACCACACCGCGTAATTCGATTGACAGCCACATCAACCGCGAATTTCTGGTTTCGATTTCGATAGTGGGGCTGTTCTTCCTGGCGTTTCTGATTCTGTCCATGCTGTGGGCCGGGTATATGAATAAGCCGATCAGCCTGCTGCGCGCAAGCGTGAAGCAGTACGTAGGCGGCAACCGTGCGGTGCGGATCCCCGTTAAGGGCAAGGATGAGGTGGCGGTGCTGTCCGCTGCCTTCAATCAGATGCTGGATGATATGAATCAGCTGCTGCACCAGGTGGAGAGTGAGCAGGAGGAGAAAAGGCTGCTGGAGCTGCAGGCGCTGGCGGCGCAGATCCGGCCGCATTTTCTGCTGAATACTCTGAATTCGATCAAGGTGGATCTGCTGCTCAGCGGGGACCAGGCCCACGGCTCGATGATCGATGCGCTGATGAAGCTGCTGCGGGTATATGTTCACGCTGACAAGCCGCTGGAGCTGGCTGAAGAGTGCAGGGTGCTCGGCAGTTATGTGCAGGTGATGCAGATCCGCAACCGGCTCGACATTGCCTTCGACTGTGTTCTTGAAGGGGAGACGGGAGCGGTCATGCTGCCCAGACTGCTGCTGCAGCCGATTGTGGAGAACGCCATAAGCCATGGCTTCTCCGCTCGCCCCGCGAATCCGGCGATCCGGCTGGTAGCCGGATTGGAACAGGATTTGCTGAAGATCACTATCAGCGACAACGGCCGGGGGATGCCGGAGGAGAAGCTCCAGCGGCTGAACCGCCGCCTGCAAGGGATCGAGGAGGAGACCCCAGGGCCGGAAAAAGGTGTCGGACTGGTCAATACGGCACGGAGGCTGCAGGTGCTGTACGGATACCGGGCGCGGCTGGCGGCTAAGGCAAGAGAGGATGGAGCAGGGATGAGCTTCACCCTGTATATCCCGGTAACTAACGAGAAGGAGGCGGCAGCGCATGATGTCCCTGATGCTGATTGA
- a CDS encoding carbohydrate ABC transporter permease, with translation MTMRKFKPGNLLFTILFALVSVFFLMPLVWMLSAASKTEKEVWTFPIQWIPNDWNIIANFKAVWMGDVAFGLFYMNSLKIALISTVATIVISAMAGYALGKLDFKGRTLIFTLMLAFMMIPEQATLVPRYIMIKELGLYDSHAALILMGMFSSYFTFLLRQFMVGIHNDMLEAAELDGAGFFRIFWSVVLPLSRPILATVGIIKFIWTWNDYQGPLIMLNSTRLYTIPLGMQFFKEEFGTQISVMMMASVAAILPLLVLFLLLQKQVIDGIAIGGVKG, from the coding sequence ATGACAATGAGAAAATTTAAACCCGGCAATCTGCTCTTTACGATTCTGTTCGCGCTCGTCTCTGTCTTCTTCCTGATGCCGCTTGTCTGGATGCTGTCGGCAGCCTCCAAGACGGAGAAGGAGGTCTGGACCTTCCCGATCCAGTGGATTCCGAACGACTGGAATATCATCGCCAACTTCAAAGCGGTATGGATGGGCGATGTGGCCTTTGGCTTATTTTATATGAATTCGCTGAAAATCGCCCTGATCTCAACGGTAGCTACCATCGTTATTTCCGCTATGGCCGGCTATGCACTCGGAAAGCTTGATTTCAAAGGACGCACGCTGATCTTCACCCTGATGCTTGCCTTCATGATGATCCCGGAGCAGGCGACGCTCGTTCCGCGCTATATTATGATTAAAGAGCTGGGACTCTACGATTCCCATGCTGCGCTGATTCTGATGGGGATGTTCTCCAGTTACTTTACCTTCCTGCTGCGCCAGTTCATGGTCGGCATCCACAATGATATGCTGGAAGCGGCCGAGCTGGACGGCGCCGGGTTCTTCCGGATTTTCTGGAGCGTAGTGCTGCCGTTAAGCCGGCCGATTCTGGCTACCGTCGGAATTATCAAATTCATCTGGACCTGGAATGATTACCAGGGGCCGCTGATTATGCTGAATTCGACCAGGCTGTATACCATTCCGCTCGGCATGCAGTTCTTCAAGGAGGAGTTCGGTACACAGATATCCGTCATGATGATGGCTTCGGTGGCCGCAATTCTGCCGCTCCTGGTCCTGTTTCTGCTGCTGCAAAAGCAGGTCATTGACGGGATTGCCATCGGCGGGGTGAAAGGGTAG